GGAAGGGGCGGCCACGCATCCGGCGGGCCGCCCCCTTCCCTGGTGCCGTCACCCGGTCGGCCGCTAGCGGGCCACCTCCACCGCGCGGCTCTCGCGCACCACCGTGACCTGCACCTGACCGGGGTATTCCATGTCCTGCTCGACGCGCCCGGCGATCTCGCGGGCCAGCAGGGTGGCCTGGGCGTCGGTGATCTTGTCCGGCTGCACGATCACGCGCACCTCGCGCCCCGCCTGGATCGCGTAGGCCTGCTGCACGCCGGGAAAGGCGACGGCGATCTGTTCGAGCTGCTCGAGCCGCCGCACGTAGGCTTCCAGCTCCTCGCGCCGCGCGCCGGGCCGGGCCGCGCTGATCGCGTCGGCGGCGGCGACCAGGACCGAGTAGAGCGTCTCGCCGTTTTCCGGGTCGTGGTGGTGGGCGATGGCGTCGATCACCTCCTGGGGTTCCCCGAATCTCTTGGCGAGGTTGATCCCGATCTCCACGTGGGTGCCCTCGATCTCGCGGTCGATGCTCTTGCCCACGTCGTGCATCAGCCCGGCGCGGCGGGCCAGGGCCGCGTCCAGGCCCAGTTCGTCGGCCATGATGCCGGTCAGGTGCGCGACCTGCACCGAGTGCTTGAGGACGTTCTGGCCGTAGCTGGAGCGGAAGTACATCCGGCCCAGCAGCTGCACCAGCCCCGGCTTGATGCCCACCACGCCCGCCTCGATGGCCGCCTCCTCGCCCTGGGTGTGCATGAAGGTCTTCATCTCGTCCTGCGCCCGGTGGACCATCTCCTCGATGCGGGTGGGATGGATGCGCCCGTCGGCCACCAGCGCGTCCAGCACGTGCCGGGCGACCTCGCGCCGCACCGGGTTGAAAGAGCTGAGAATCACGGCCTCGGGGGTGTCGTCGATAATCAGGTCCACCCCCGTCAGCGCCTCGAAGGCGCGGATGTTGCGCCCCTCGCGCCCGATCAATCGGCCCTTCATCGCGTCGTTGGGAATCGGCACGACCGACACGCTGAGCTGCGCGCTCGTCTCGGAGGCGCTGCGCTGAATCGCCTGGGCGATCACCTGCCGGGCGGTGCGCTTGGCCTCGGCGGTGGCCCGCTCGGTCATCGCCTTGATCCGGATGGCTTTTTCTTCCTCCAGCTCGGCGTCGAGCTGGGTGAGAATCTGCTCGCGGGCCGCTTCCGGCGAGAGGTTCGCGACCTCGTAGAGCCGCAGGTCGGCCTGCCGGGCGCGTTCGGCCAGCTCGGCTTCCTGGGTGGAAAGCGCCCGCAGGGCCTCTTCCAGCCGCTCTTCCAGGGCGTCGAGCTTGTCGCCCCGGGCGTCGAGCTGTTCGGCGCGGCGGTTGAGGCGCTCGATCTCGCGCTTGAGTTCGTCGCGCTCGCGGCGGGTCTCCTGGCGGTCGGCGCTGAGGGTCTCGCGCTCGCGGGCGGCGTCCTGAAGGGCGCGGGTGCGCTCGGCCTCGGCCTGGGCGCGCAGGCTCTGGGCCTGTTCGCGCTGGGCCTCGAGCGCCTGGGCGCTCTGGCGCTCACGGTCCTCGGCGTCCTGAAGGCGGCGGGCGGCGTCTTGCCGGGCCTGTTCGGCCTGATGACGCAGCTGCCGGGCCTCGGCTTCCGCTTGAGCGCGGATGCGTTCGGCCTCGGCGCGGGCCTCGCGTTCCAGCCGGTCGTCCTGGGCGGTCCGTTCCCGCTGGCCGC
The sequence above is a segment of the Deinococcus budaensis genome. Coding sequences within it:
- the rny gene encoding ribonuclease Y codes for the protein MYVILALLGGLAGGFFSGQSRGQRERTAQDDRLEREARAEAERIRAQAEAEARQLRHQAEQARQDAARRLQDAEDRERQSAQALEAQREQAQSLRAQAEAERTRALQDAARERETLSADRQETRRERDELKREIERLNRRAEQLDARGDKLDALEERLEEALRALSTQEAELAERARQADLRLYEVANLSPEAAREQILTQLDAELEEEKAIRIKAMTERATAEAKRTARQVIAQAIQRSASETSAQLSVSVVPIPNDAMKGRLIGREGRNIRAFEALTGVDLIIDDTPEAVILSSFNPVRREVARHVLDALVADGRIHPTRIEEMVHRAQDEMKTFMHTQGEEAAIEAGVVGIKPGLVQLLGRMYFRSSYGQNVLKHSVQVAHLTGIMADELGLDAALARRAGLMHDVGKSIDREIEGTHVEIGINLAKRFGEPQEVIDAIAHHHDPENGETLYSVLVAAADAISAARPGARREELEAYVRRLEQLEQIAVAFPGVQQAYAIQAGREVRVIVQPDKITDAQATLLAREIAGRVEQDMEYPGQVQVTVVRESRAVEVAR